The following are from one region of the Silurus meridionalis isolate SWU-2019-XX chromosome 25, ASM1480568v1, whole genome shotgun sequence genome:
- the fam78ab gene encoding protein FAM78A isoform X1, translated as MRPGLVHAPGRRRWWWWWTSSSLVLLPLLINAMGCIQSLRCKPKSFRESVAVLEVTTSIDPNPTSIDESSSVVLRYRTPHFRAAARLLVPPVAAKETWTVGWIQACNHMEFYNRYGVEGMSSWELPDLRDGKIQAISDSDGVNYPWYGNTTETCTVIGPTKKESKFTVSMNDNFYPSVTWGVPVSESNVPMLSNIWRDQSFTTWLVAVNQASGETVVLQTVRWRMRLHIEVDPDKPLGKRAKLLEPIAQEPPQLLGKNEPIPSNAMVKPNANDAQVLMWRPRTGDPVVVIPPKY; from the exons ATGCGTCCGGGTCTCGTGCACGCTCCGGGACGTCgccggtggtggtggtggtggacctCGTCTTCGCTCGTGCTCCTGCCGCTGCTGATCAACGCTATGGGCTGCATCCAGAGCCTCAGGTGCAAGCCGAAGAGTTTCCGCGAGAGCGTCGCCGTGCTCGAGGTGACCACCTCCATCGACCCGAACCCCACCAGCATCGACGAGTCCTCCAGCGTGGTGCTGCGCTACCGGACGCCGCACTTCCGCGCCGCCGCGCGCCTCCTCGTGCCCCCGGTGGCCGCAAAGGAGACGTGGACGGTGGGCTGGATCCAGGCGTGCAACCACATGGAGTTCTACAACCGATACGGAGTCGAGGGCAT GTCGAGCTGGGAGCTTCCAGATCTCCGCGACGGTAAAATCCAAGCCATCAGCGACTCGGATGGCGTGAACTACCCCTGGTACGGGAACACCACGGAGACTTGTACTGTCATAGGTCCTACTAAgaaagagagcaaattcacGGTCAGCATGAATGATAACTTCTACCCGAGCGTGACGTGGGGCGTTCCGGTGAGCGAGAGCAATGTGCCCATGCTGAGCAACATCTGGAGGGACCAGAGCTTCACCACGTGGCTGGTGGCCGTCAACCAGGCGTCAGGAGAGACGGTGGTGCTGCAGACGGTGCGCTGGCGCATGCGACTGCACATCGAGGTAGATCCGGACAAACCACTCGGGAAGAGAGCCAAGCTCCTGGAACCCATCGCTCAGGAACCGCCGCAGCTGCTGGGGAAAAACGAACCGATTCCGTCCAACGCCATGGTCAAACCCAACGCCAACGACGCACAGGTCCTAATGTGGAGGCCCAGGACTGGAGATCCAGTAGTGGTCATTCCTCCTAAATACTGA
- the LOC124379175 gene encoding LOW QUALITY PROTEIN: inactive phospholipid phosphatase 7 (The sequence of the model RefSeq protein was modified relative to this genomic sequence to represent the inferred CDS: inserted 1 base in 1 codon) produces the protein MPCNNPNRMRARERVDVLGRVEFLSLHQQHHQHHQQKRNGGAGARRTTSNRHPQHHEHAPQPPGDVAXERVEAPRWPEEDCMRLNPSLRGIAVSALLAIDIHLSKRLGVCARASSAWAGARSVVSLLALTGHALTWIGGTLACLIRSSTEAGQEVLINLLLALVLDILMVAIVQKLVRRRGPWEMSPGLLDCVVMDVYSFPAAHASRAAMVSRFLLSHLVLAVPLRVLLVLWAVLVGFSGVLLGQHHVTDIACGFAIGSLNFSLLETLWLPSSICQTLLSIGTLSWSPFH, from the exons ATGCCGTGCAACAACCCGAACCGGATGAGAGCGCGAGAGCGCGTGGACGTGTTGGGGCGCGTGGAGTTCCTCTCCCTACACCAGCAGCACCATCAGCACCATCAGCAGAAGCGTAATGGCGGCGCGGGGGCGCGCAGAACGACCTCCAACAGGCACCCGCAGCACCACGAGCACGCGCCGCAGCCGCCCGGGGACGTCG AGGAGCGCGTGGAGGCGCCGCGGTGGCCGGAGGAGGACTGCATGCGGCTGAATCCGTCCCTGAGGGGGATCGCGGTCAGCGCGCTCCTGGCCATCGACATCCACCTGTCTAAGCGCCTCGgcgtgtgcgcgcgcgcctCCTCCGCCTGGGCCGGCGCGCGCTCCGTCGTCAGCCTGCTCGCGCTCACAGGACACGCGCTCACGTGGATCGGAGGCACGCTGGCGTGTCTGATCCGCAGCAGCACCGAGGCTGGACAAGAAGTACTGATCAACCTTCTGCTGG CGCTGGTCCTTGACATCCTTATGGTTGCCATAGTGCAGAAGTTGGTGAGACGCAGAGGACCATGGGAAATGAGCCCAGGCTTGCTGGACTGTGTGGTCATGGACGTGTACTCGTTCCCGGCGGCTCACGCCAGCAGGGCGGCGATGGTGTCCCGCTTCCTGCTGTCTCACCTGGTGCTGGCTGTGCCTCTGCGGGTTCTGCTGGTCCTGTGGGCCGTTCTGGTCGGTTTCTCTGGGGTTCTGCTCGGGCAGCACCATGTGACCGACATTGCCTGCGGCTTCGCGATCGGCTCGCTCAATTTCAGCCtgctggagacactgtggctcCCGTCCAGCATCTGCCAGACTTTACTGTCTATAGGGACACTCAGCTGGAGTCCCttccactaa
- the fam78ab gene encoding protein FAM78A isoform X2 encodes MIIEPTVGHAICYAAIHQKFVRTLDPKIAMSSWELPDLRDGKIQAISDSDGVNYPWYGNTTETCTVIGPTKKESKFTVSMNDNFYPSVTWGVPVSESNVPMLSNIWRDQSFTTWLVAVNQASGETVVLQTVRWRMRLHIEVDPDKPLGKRAKLLEPIAQEPPQLLGKNEPIPSNAMVKPNANDAQVLMWRPRTGDPVVVIPPKY; translated from the exons ATGATCATAG aaccgACTGTTGGCCATGCGATCTGTTACGCTGCAATTCATCAAAAGTTTGTGAGGACACTTGACCCTAAGATTGCTAT GTCGAGCTGGGAGCTTCCAGATCTCCGCGACGGTAAAATCCAAGCCATCAGCGACTCGGATGGCGTGAACTACCCCTGGTACGGGAACACCACGGAGACTTGTACTGTCATAGGTCCTACTAAgaaagagagcaaattcacGGTCAGCATGAATGATAACTTCTACCCGAGCGTGACGTGGGGCGTTCCGGTGAGCGAGAGCAATGTGCCCATGCTGAGCAACATCTGGAGGGACCAGAGCTTCACCACGTGGCTGGTGGCCGTCAACCAGGCGTCAGGAGAGACGGTGGTGCTGCAGACGGTGCGCTGGCGCATGCGACTGCACATCGAGGTAGATCCGGACAAACCACTCGGGAAGAGAGCCAAGCTCCTGGAACCCATCGCTCAGGAACCGCCGCAGCTGCTGGGGAAAAACGAACCGATTCCGTCCAACGCCATGGTCAAACCCAACGCCAACGACGCACAGGTCCTAATGTGGAGGCCCAGGACTGGAGATCCAGTAGTGGTCATTCCTCCTAAATACTGA
- the fam78ab gene encoding protein FAM78A isoform X3, translating to MNDNFYPSVTWGVPVSESNVPMLSNIWRDQSFTTWLVAVNQASGETVVLQTVRWRMRLHIEVDPDKPLGKRAKLLEPIAQEPPQLLGKNEPIPSNAMVKPNANDAQVLMWRPRTGDPVVVIPPKY from the coding sequence ATGAATGATAACTTCTACCCGAGCGTGACGTGGGGCGTTCCGGTGAGCGAGAGCAATGTGCCCATGCTGAGCAACATCTGGAGGGACCAGAGCTTCACCACGTGGCTGGTGGCCGTCAACCAGGCGTCAGGAGAGACGGTGGTGCTGCAGACGGTGCGCTGGCGCATGCGACTGCACATCGAGGTAGATCCGGACAAACCACTCGGGAAGAGAGCCAAGCTCCTGGAACCCATCGCTCAGGAACCGCCGCAGCTGCTGGGGAAAAACGAACCGATTCCGTCCAACGCCATGGTCAAACCCAACGCCAACGACGCACAGGTCCTAATGTGGAGGCCCAGGACTGGAGATCCAGTAGTGGTCATTCCTCCTAAATACTGA